In Pyricularia oryzae 70-15 chromosome 2, whole genome shotgun sequence, one genomic interval encodes:
- a CDS encoding histone deacetylase phd1, whose amino-acid sequence MDADSYRYRPPRPNYLPRDVEVDKPIVEDYVDPLDVVSDADNAAFYNKIKRVAETYNITRPKGHNVSFHVNPEMEKHHFGQTHPMKPWRLTLSKALISSYGMNFAMDNYVSRAATYDELTMFHASDYIQFLGTVLPEPIPRDVDNPYPDLKFNLGGSDCPLFEGLYDYCSMSAGGSLDAARKICNNQSDIAIAWGGGLHHAKRSEASGFCYINDIVIAILQLLRCHPRVLYIDIDVHHGDGVEEAFYSTDRVMTVSFHKYDPVNFFPGTGPLDENGPKNELNPGAHHAINVPLNDGITDDQYSALFENVIGQCVAKFRPTAIALQCGADSLAGDRLGRFNLQVQGHGSCVEFCKKLGIPMILFGGGGYTPRNVARAWAYETSIAIDCHDKIDPVIPLHTPWRDKFRQDTLLPTLQQVVGEPRQNRNTQKRLQEIVQHVTEQLRFVNNAPSVQYSVIPPDLQGLRDEVEARIKEEMEEKDERSRKAAEEGVGQAMEF is encoded by the coding sequence ATGGATGCAGACTCATACAGATATCGACCGCCGCGGCCAAATTATCTACCTCGCGACGTCGAGGTCGACAAACCAATTGTTGAGGACTACGTGGATCCTCTGGATGTCGTCAGCGACGCCGACAATGCTGCCTTCTATAACAAGATCAAGAGGGTGGCAGAGACCTACAATATAACTAGGCCTAAGGGACACAATGTCTCCTTCCACGTGAACCCCGAAATGGAGAAGCACCATTTCGGACAGACGCATCCGATGAAGCCCTGGCGTCTTACCCTGTCAAAAGCCCTCATATCGTCGTATGGCATGAATTTTGCTATGGATAACTACGTATCCCGAGCGGCAACATATGATGAGCTCACAATGTTCCACGCCAGCGACTACATTCAGTTCCTGGGAACGGTCCTACCGGAGCCTATACCTAGGGATGTCGATAATCCATATCCAGACCTCAAGTTTAACCTCGGAGGATCCGACTGCCCCTTATTCGAGGGTCTTTACGACTATTGCTCCATGTCTGCTGGTGGCTCATTGGACGCCGCCAGGAAAATCTGCAATAACCAGTCTGATATTGCCATCGCCTGGGGCGGTGGACTGCATCACGCCAAAAGATCCGAGGCATCGGGCTTCTGCTATATCAATGATATTGTCATTGCAATCTTGCAGCTTCTCCGGTGTCATCCTCGAGTCCTATACATCGACATCGACGTCCACCACGGCGATGGCGTAGAAGAAGCCTTTTATTCTACCGACCGCGTTATGACCGTCTCCTTCCACAAGTACGACCCCGTCAACTTCTTTCCCGGGACTGGTCCGCTGGATGAAAACGGACCCAAGAACGAGCTCAACCCTGGTGCGCATCATGCCATCAATGTTCCACTTAACGACGGCATCACCGACGATCAGTACTCGGCACTGTTCGAGAACGTCATCGGGCAATGTGTTGCCAAATTCCGCCCGACAGCAATTGCTCTGCAGTGCGGCGCTGACTCCCTTGCTGGCGATCGCCTGGGACGCTTCAACCTGCAGGTGCAGGGCCATGGCTCTTGCGTCGAGTTCTGCAAGAAACTTGGGATTCCCATGATCCTCTTTGGCGGTGGAGGCTACACTCCCCGCAACGTTGCCCGTGCCTGGGCATATGAGACGAGTATTGCCATTGATTGTCACGATAAGATCGACCCCGTCATACCCCTTCACACGCCCTGGCGCGATAAATTTCGCCAGGACACACTGCTGCCTACGCTACAGCAAGTCGTTGGTGAGCCTCGCCAGAATCGGAACACGCAGAAACGACTTCAAGAGATCGTTCAGCATGTCACTGAGCAACTGCGATTTGTCAACAACGCCCCCAGTGTACAGTATTCGGTCATACCACCTGATCTCCAGGGACTTCGGGATGAGGTCGAGGCAAGGATAAAGGAGGAGATGGAGGAGAAGGATGAAAGGTCCAGAAAGGCAGCCGAGGAGGGTGTTGGTCAAGCCATGGAGTTTTAA
- a CDS encoding Fso1: MEPNRSRGFSDEELFMSRPVDDCGDSPTVEPLRIFNKSPAASDQARFKYPRPPEPASSASPSHKPTFPLPPGASSSAAPSHTPTMRICALRSRSNPGCLTQTMISGGSYNDTSPRLSLSPTGEKRPGLAERRGTAPSALSPTSPDGDKDNLFAKPIKPPKQQQPQPQEPQPRISNSYQSKPYYPPPGGSSANNAQRPTVATNTLKMPQESSVNRFNSNASTSTTRASRGSPPPPETPIVEPGVIPGGGIEARYAASGISGTATLTALQAQQAQSAAASQRLAQYGGQPPAQRPWTPTETPDQQPHGPPTVYQGSNPVGSPSQSSTAQNGQSQQPSLQVSVLEQDFQRMQASTPPPAYSSVSGGGTGYPNEKQRPALQQQSSSSSQPGQAPVAASSAAATTSASVAGSSSSGAVQTPVAQGPEKKPQQQQIPNHLASPALQHPGHPAFANDPRPGSSQNGQPTITHTPSVLHSQGPSSPPPLPEGWISHLDQNSGQYYYIHLATQATQWEFPKGPNPINHEVAPLSPTASTYGNSLGSPFLSGKQGMASPGLYPPHTPGYAESIMSVAASAAPSAAGFTGPPPSSGVEIFKVAPTNGVYFGPYLRYVNMDVERGVWLGSIMIVTDAPQPPTIHIHRSVDLSPNPRQLMPHVIHTHQRWSFYKYDLDLQMGEQTEKWTYAVTSHMGCTRYEFVVAGRSETGWRFVAHSGNDFASSTSQGDRAKLGGVGFMWKDVLQRNLECGGFHVQLGLGDQIYGDRLWKEVPLLKQWLAIQGRENRKTVQWTARHEEDVTHAYFHYYTSHFDQPFLREAFAQIPHILQLDDHDIFDGFGSYPDYMQSSQIFKNIGRVAIEMYLLFQHHTTVEILRNVNSDIDLFTITGSGWHFVKYLGPAMVVVGVDMRSERTQTRVLAGPTYQGIFPKVAMLPPSVQHCIFMLSVPPIYPRLDTVESLANTFNTGKKAVNSTYNLLGKVTSSVAGVVGGKEVVQHGFTHVKKAVGKTGLMGNVLNQFGEFDIGEELKDLWTHETKDLERTYLIRTLQGISQQKGIRMSFLSGDVNCCGAGLVHDPSHPSDHKTMYQIITSPIVAAPSGNYILKMLHNSNKMLYVPTNGHKSNGEVSDTKEDMMEIFQVDANGSQRELKKLMGRRNYVAVVAYDPEVINAAAGSQYAASIMNGGQPQGQGLQKLSLAVDFVVQGDGSFNTPTTKYGPVIIPHLEYGH, from the exons ATGGAGCCAAATAGATCAAGGGGCTTTTCGGATGAAGAGCTCTTCATGAGTCGCCCGGTCGACGACTGTGGCGACAGCCCAACCGTCGAGCCCCTTCGCATCTTCAACAAGAGTCCTGCCGCCTCGGATCAGGCCCGTTTCAAGTACCCGCGACCCCCGGAGCCGGCCTCATCGGCTTCGCCCTCCCACAAGCCAACGTTCCCGCTGCCCCCTGGCGCATCGAGCTCTGCGGCGCCCTCCCATACCCCGACGATGAGGATCTGCGCCCTTCGAAGCCGCTCCAATCCAGGCTGCCTTACCCAGACGATGAT CTCTGGAGGAAGCTACAATGACACATCTCCGCGCCTGAGCCTCAGCCCCACTGGCGAAAAGAGACCAGGTCTTGCTGAAAGGAGGGGCACCGCGCCCAGTGCGCTGTCGCCAACAAGTCCAGATGGGGACAAGGATAATCTGTTCGCGAAGCCTATCAAGCCGCCCAAGCAGCAACAGCCACAACCGCAGGAGCCGCAGCCTAGGATCTCAAACAGCTACCAGAGCAAACCATACTACCCTCCGCCTGGAGGCAGCTCCGCAAACAATGCTCAGCGGCCGACTGTGGCTACAAACACGCTCAAGATGCCTCAGGAAAGCAGCGTGAACCGTTTCAACTCGAATGCCTCCACGTCAACCACCCGCGCCAGTCGCGGCTCACCTCCGCCTCCAGAAACCCCGATAGTCGAACCGGGTGTGATTCCTGGTGGTGGCATAGAGGCTCGCTATGCTGCCTCGGGCATATCTGGGACCGCGACCCTCACGGCCCTCCAAGCGCAACAGGCGCAGAGCGCCGCGGCCTCGCAGCGACTTGCCCAGTATGGTGGACAGCCCCCGGCACAACGCCCGTGGACGCCGACAGAGACTCCGGACCAACAGCCCCATGGGCCCCCGACGGTTTACCAGGGCTCAAATCCAGTGGGAAGCCCGTCTCAGTCGTCCACGGCACAGAACGGACAATCCCAGCAGCCAAGTTTGCAAGTTAGCGTTCTGGAGCAGGATTTCCAGCGCATGCAAGCTTCAACCCCTCCCCCTGCATACTCTAGCGTCAGTGGAGGTGGTACCGGGTATCCAAACGAGAAACAGCGCCCTGCGTTGCAGCAACAGTCCAGTTCCAGCTCGCAACCTGGGCAAGCGCCTGTCGCTGCAAGTTCTGCGGCCGCCACTACATCGGCTTCAGTTGCTGGATCCAGCTCTTCCGGCGCAGTTCAGACTCCCGTTGCTCAAGGCCCGGAGAAGAAgccgcaacagcagcagattCCAAATCACCTGGCTTCGCCGGCTCTACAGCATCCGGGTCATCCTGCCTTTGCCAATGACCCCAGGCCAGGAAGCTCCCAGAATGGCCAACCGACCATCACACACACGCCATCGGTTTTACATTCTCAGGGCCCCTCGTCGCCACCCCCACTGCCAGAAGGATGGATCTCCCATCTCGACCAGAACTCTGGGCAGTACTACTATATCCATCTTGCCACTCAGGCTACGCAGTGGGAGTTCCCCAAGGGTCCAAATCCGATCAACCACGAGGTAGCCCCATTGTCACCAACAGCTTCGACTTATGGCAACTCTCTTGGTTCTCCTTTCCTGAGTGGTAAACAGGGAATGGCATCGCCCGGCCTGTATCCTCCCCACACTCCTGGCTACGCTGAGAGTATTATGAGCGTGGCGGCCTCGGCTGCACCCAGTGCTGCTGGCTTCACTGGACCTCCCCCCAGCTCCGGCGTGGAGATCTTCAAGGTTGCCCCTACAAATGGTGTTTACTTTGGCCCCTACTTGCGGTACGTCAACATGGACGTGGAGAGGGGTGTGTGGTTGGGGAGCATAATGATTGTCACGGACGCTCCTCAGCCGCCCACGATACACATTCATCGCAGTGTAGACTTGTCACCGAACCCGCGGCAGCTCATGCCACATGTGATTCATACCCATCAACGCTGGAGCTTTTACAAGTACGACTTGGATCTGCAAATGGGCGAGCAAACTGAGAAATGGACTTATGCGGTCACGTCCCACATGGGATGTACGCGTTACGAGTTCGTCGTTGCGGGGCGCAGTGAAACCGGCTGGCGCTTCGTGGCGCACTCGGGTAACGATTTTGCCTCTTCAACTTCGCAAGGCGACAGGGCAAAACTCGGTGGCGTCGGCTTCATGTGGAAGGACGTGCTGCAAAGGAATCTGGAGTGCGGCGGTTTTCACGTACAGCTGGGGCTCGGTGATCAAATATACGGTGATCGGCTCTGGAAGGAGGTGCCTCTGCTAAAGCAATGGCTCGCCATCCAAGGAAGGGAGAATCGCAAGACCGTGCAATGGACTGCGCGGCATGAAGAAGACGTCACTCATGCCTACTTCCACTATTACACGTCCCACTTTGACCAGCCATTCTTGAGAGAGGCGTTTGCTCAGATCCCTCACATCTTACAACTCGACGATCACGATAT TTTTGATGGCTTCGGGTCTTATCCTGACTACATGCAATCTTCACAAATTTTCAAGAACATCGGGCGTGTGGCCATTGAAATGTACTTGTTGTTTCAACACCATACGACTGTTGAAATATTGCGCAATGTTAACTCGGACATTGATCTGTTCACTATAACGGGCTCTGGGTGGCACTTTGTCAAGTACTTGGGCCCGGCAATGGTCGTGGTGGGTGTTGATATGAGATCAGAGCGGACCCAAACGAGAGTCTTGGCCGGTCCAACGTATCAAGGCATCTTTCCAAAGGTCGCCATGTTACCACCCAGTGTCCAGCACTGCATCTTTATGCTATCCGTTCCGCCTATCTATCCCAGGCTCGACACGGTGGAGAGCTTGGCAAACACATTCAACACGGGCAAGAAGGCGGTCAACTCGACATACAACCTGCTCGGCAAAGTGACCAGCTCAGTGGCGGGTGTAGTCGGTGGTAAGGAGGTGGTGCAGCACGGCTTCACTCACGTCAAGAAGGCGGTCGGAAAAACTGGTCTCATGGGCAATGTTCTCAACCAGTTTGGAGAGTTTGACATTGGTGAGGAACTCAAGGACCTGTGGACGCATGAGACGAAAGACTTGGAGCGGACATACCTGATCCGGACTCTGCAAGGAATTTCCCAGCAGAAGGGAATAAGGATGAGTTTTCTTTCAGGAG ATGTCAATTGCTGCGGCGCCGGGTTGGTTCACGACCCGTCTCACCCTAGCGACCACAAGACCATGTACCAAATTATCACCTCCCCAATCGTGGCGGCACCATCGGGTAACTACATCCTCAAGATGCTTCACAACTCCAATAAGATGCTTTATGTGCCTACCAACGGACACAAATCCAATGGAGAGGTGTCGGACACCAAGGAGGACATGATGGAGATCTTCCAGGTCGACGCGAATGGGTCCCAACGCGAGCTCAAGAAGCTTATGGGACGTCGCAACTATGTTGCTGTTGTGGCGTACGACCCCGAAGTCATCAACGCCGCGGCAGGATCGCAGTACGCCGCAAGCATCATGAATGGCGGCCAACCTCAGGGCCAGGGGCTGCAGAAGCTCAGTCTTGCCGTCGACTTTGTGGTTCAGGGTGACGGATCATTCAATACGCCCACGACCAAGTACGGACCTGTCATTATCCCACACTTGGAATATGGGCACTGA
- a CDS encoding phosphomannomutase: MSYPPLDQRPLKDTICLFDVDETLTPARKRVSPEMLDLLSRLRQKCAIGYVGGSDLSKQEEQLGTSDVSVKKLFDYCFPENGLAAFKSGEPLASTSFIAWIGEDRYKELVRFILHYVADLEIPIKRGTFLEFRNGMINVSPIGRNASSQERKDFNAYDKVHQVRVKFVEALKEKFADFGLTFSIGGEISFDIFPKGWDKTYCLNHLEAEAKKEGGVEYKTIHFFGDKYMEGGNDYEIYSDPRTIGHAVDSPQDTMKELKKLFDL, from the exons ATGTCTTACCCTCCTCTTGACCAGCGTCCATTGAAGGACACCATCTGCCTCTTTGATGTAGATGAGACCCTTACCCCGGCCCGCAAG CGGGTCTCGCCCGAGATGCTGGACCTCctctcccgcctccgccaaaAGTGCGCCATCGGCTACGTGGGCGGGTCGGACCTAAGCAAGCAGGAGGAGCAGCTCGGCACGTCCGACGTGTCGGTCAAGAAGCTGTTTGACTACTGCTTCCCGGAGAACGGGCTGGCGGCTTTCAAGAGCGGCGAGCCGCTGGCGTCGACCAGCTTCATCGCCTGGATCGGCGAGGACCGCTACAAGGAGCTCGTGCGCTTCATCCTGCACTACGTCGCCGACCTCGAGATCCCCATCAAGCGTGGTACCTTCCTCGAGTTCCGCAACGGCATGATCAACGTCTCGCCCATCGGCAGGAACGCCTCGTCGCAGGAGCGCAAGGACTTCAACGCCTACGACAAGGTGCACCAGGTCCGCGTCAAGTTTGTCGAGGCGCTCAAGGAGAAgtttgccgactttggttTGAC CTTCTCCATTGGTGGCGAGATTTCTTTCGACATCTTCCCCAAGGGCTGGGACAAGACCTACTGCCTCAATCacctcgaggccgaggccaagaaggagggCGGCGTCGAGTACAAGACCATCCACTTCTTTGGCGACAAGTACATGGAGGGCGGAAACGACTACGAGATCTACAGCGACCCCAGGACCATCGGCCATGCCGTCGACAGCCCACAGGACACCATGAAGGAGCTCAAGAAGCTCTTTGACCTGTAA